The following proteins are encoded in a genomic region of Arthrobacter jiangjiafuii:
- a CDS encoding ABC transporter permease, which translates to MSAPASLPVRILNQGRYEAITMLRNGEQLILAVFLPLMALVALCVTPILDGYGSSRVDMATPGILALCAMSTAFTGQGIATGFDRRYGVLRFLSTTPLGKAGLIAGKGIAVVAVLAIQVVVVSIVAAFFGWQPSWTGIPLGLVSLLLGAAAFTALGLLVAGTARPEATLAVTNLLWILLAALGGIIIPAGNLPELMQPFVEILPSAALGEAMRSALIDAAFNIPATLILLAWTVLGGLAAVRWFKWS; encoded by the coding sequence ATGAGTGCCCCCGCCTCCCTGCCCGTGCGCATCCTGAACCAGGGCCGCTACGAGGCGATCACCATGCTCCGCAACGGAGAACAGCTGATCCTGGCCGTCTTCCTGCCGCTGATGGCGCTGGTGGCACTGTGCGTGACGCCGATCCTCGACGGCTACGGCAGCAGCCGGGTCGACATGGCAACCCCGGGGATCCTGGCACTCTGCGCCATGTCCACCGCCTTTACCGGACAGGGCATCGCCACCGGATTTGACCGGCGCTACGGTGTCCTGAGGTTCCTCTCCACCACTCCCCTGGGCAAGGCCGGGCTGATCGCCGGCAAGGGCATCGCCGTCGTCGCCGTCCTGGCAATCCAAGTTGTCGTCGTCAGCATCGTGGCCGCCTTCTTCGGCTGGCAGCCGTCCTGGACCGGCATTCCGCTGGGCCTGGTTTCGCTGCTGCTCGGCGCCGCCGCGTTCACCGCACTGGGACTGCTCGTAGCCGGCACCGCCCGGCCTGAGGCCACACTGGCCGTGACCAACCTGCTGTGGATCCTCCTGGCAGCTCTCGGCGGTATCATCATTCCGGCGGGAAACCTGCCGGAATTGATGCAGCCCTTCGTGGAGATCCTGCCCTCGGCCGCACTGGGTGAAGCCATGCGGTCGGCGCTGATTGATGCAGCATTCAATATCCCCGCCACGCTGATCCTGCTGGCGTGGACAGTCCTGGGCGGCCTCGCGGCCGTCCGCTGGTTCAAATGGAGTTAG
- a CDS encoding COX15/CtaA family protein gives MSPTSAGTPVSSSPAPGTPAARKTVRSLAVASLAANIAIVVTGGAVRLTASGLGCPEWPLCTPDSLTTTPEMGLHGVIEFGNRMLTFVLAAIAFAMVFSVWKDRAARPDLFRLSVILLAGIPAQALLGGITVWTGLNPWIVGGHFILSMVLIVLATVLVNRAWLTPAQLVAMNGPLAGRTLRPLLGALGVLSALSVVLGVIVTGSGPHAGDHGAARNGLSPDLMTRLHVVPVYLLVFALIVSLYLVHRHTTDGRLRRSLLLLTAVVLIQAVIGYTQHFLHLPIILVGLHMLGASLLTAAAAHVVYTGFARRVPGVDPVDATSSETVQSRSAGRR, from the coding sequence GTGTCCCCAACATCCGCCGGCACGCCGGTTAGTTCCTCCCCCGCACCCGGCACGCCGGCGGCACGCAAGACGGTGCGCTCCCTGGCGGTCGCCTCGCTGGCGGCCAACATCGCCATTGTCGTCACCGGCGGCGCCGTCCGACTGACTGCGTCCGGCCTGGGCTGCCCGGAGTGGCCGCTGTGCACCCCGGACTCGCTCACCACCACACCGGAGATGGGCCTGCACGGCGTCATCGAGTTCGGGAACCGGATGCTGACCTTCGTGCTGGCAGCCATCGCCTTCGCCATGGTCTTCAGCGTCTGGAAGGACCGTGCCGCGCGCCCGGACCTGTTCCGGCTTTCGGTCATCCTGCTCGCCGGGATTCCCGCCCAGGCCCTCCTCGGCGGCATCACCGTCTGGACCGGGCTGAACCCCTGGATCGTCGGCGGGCACTTCATCCTGTCCATGGTGCTCATTGTCCTGGCCACCGTCCTGGTCAACCGGGCCTGGCTCACCCCGGCGCAGCTGGTTGCCATGAACGGGCCGCTGGCCGGCCGGACCCTGCGGCCGCTGCTTGGCGCGCTGGGCGTGCTTTCAGCCCTGTCAGTGGTACTCGGCGTCATCGTCACCGGCTCCGGCCCGCATGCCGGGGACCATGGTGCGGCCCGCAACGGGCTGTCCCCGGACCTGATGACCCGGCTCCACGTGGTTCCGGTCTACCTGCTGGTCTTTGCCCTGATCGTGTCCCTGTACCTGGTGCACCGGCACACCACGGACGGCCGGCTGCGCCGCTCCCTGCTGCTGCTGACCGCTGTCGTCCTGATCCAGGCAGTCATTGGATACACGCAGCACTTCCTGCACCTGCCGATCATCCTGGTGGGCCTGCACATGCTTGGCGCCTCACTGCTCACCGCTGCTGCCGCCCATGTGGTCTATACCGGCTTCGCCCGCCGCGTGCCCGGCGTGGATCCCGTCGACGCGACGTCCTCGGAGACTGTGCAGTCCCGGAGTGCCGGCCGCCGGTAA
- a CDS encoding heme o synthase codes for MTAGRKLRAYVALTKPRVIELLLVTTLPTMIFAQGGLPDLWLVVFTMIGGALAAGSAGAFNCYIDRDMDKLMKRTKNRPLVTGEVTPREAMVFAWVLGIISIALLWFGANPLTGLLGVGAILLYVVLYTLILKRRTTQNIVWGGAAGCMPALIAWAAVTNSVEWPAVILFMIIFLWTPPHYWPLSMKYGEDYRNASVPMLGAVAGAKLVSVQVVLYAYATVACSLLLVPVGGAGWVYTVAAVLSGVWFLAETHRLHNRAQHENLTDKTAMKVFHGSISYLTVLFLALAIDPFVGGPLL; via the coding sequence ATGACGGCAGGCCGTAAGCTCCGTGCTTATGTGGCACTGACCAAACCCCGGGTCATTGAACTGCTGCTGGTGACCACGCTGCCCACAATGATCTTCGCCCAGGGTGGCCTTCCGGATCTCTGGCTGGTGGTCTTCACCATGATCGGCGGTGCCCTCGCAGCCGGCAGCGCAGGTGCGTTCAACTGCTATATCGACCGCGACATGGACAAGCTGATGAAGCGGACCAAGAACCGTCCGCTGGTCACCGGCGAGGTGACTCCGCGCGAGGCCATGGTGTTCGCCTGGGTCCTGGGCATCATTTCCATCGCCCTGCTGTGGTTCGGCGCCAACCCGCTCACCGGACTCCTGGGCGTGGGTGCCATCCTGCTGTACGTGGTCCTCTACACCCTGATCCTCAAGCGCCGCACCACCCAGAACATTGTCTGGGGCGGAGCCGCAGGCTGCATGCCGGCGCTGATCGCGTGGGCCGCAGTCACCAACTCGGTGGAATGGCCGGCCGTCATCCTCTTCATGATCATCTTCCTGTGGACGCCGCCGCATTACTGGCCGCTGTCCATGAAGTACGGCGAGGACTACCGCAATGCGTCGGTGCCGATGCTCGGCGCCGTGGCCGGGGCCAAGCTGGTCTCCGTCCAGGTTGTCCTTTACGCCTACGCCACCGTGGCCTGCTCGCTGCTGCTGGTCCCCGTGGGCGGCGCCGGCTGGGTATACACCGTGGCTGCCGTGCTCAGCGGTGTCTGGTTCCTGGCCGAAACGCACCGGCTGCACAACCGGGCCCAGCATGAGAACCTCACCGACAAGACGGCCATGAAGGTCTTCCATGGTTCGATCAGCTACCTCACCGTGCTGTTCCTGGCCCTGGCGATCGATCCGTTTGTGGGCGGCCCGCTGCTCTAG
- the tkt gene encoding transketolase, with translation MEEQELTWTDLDRKAVDTVRVLAADAVEKVGNGHPGTAMSLAPAAYLLFQKLMRHDPSDPQWTGRDRFVLSPGHTSLTLYIQLFLSGYGLEIEDLESLRTWGSKTPGHPEYRHTAGVEITTGPLGQGLASSVGFAFAQRRLRGLLDADAPQGQSPFDHTIWVIASDGDLQEGVTSEASSLAGHQELGNLVVIYDENHISIEDDTDIAFTEDVLKRYEAYGWHTQRVDWTKTGEYVEDVNELYGALLAAKAETNKPSIISLRTIIGWPSPTKQNTGKIHGSALGKDEVAALKEVLGFDPRKSFDVDPAVLEHTRQAVARGAGERAEWNKGFEAWKAANDDGAALLERISTGTLPEGWEKALPEFEAGKDVSTRAASGKVLSAIGPVLPELWGGSADLAESNNTTIEGSPSFIPASKQTSAWSGSPYGRVLHFGIREHAAAAIVNGITMHSGTRAFSGTFLIFSDYQRPAIRLGALMGVPSIYVWTHDSIGLGEDGPTHQPVEQLASLRAIPGLDVVRPGDANEVAVAWKTILENTENPAGIVLTRQNIPTYPRGDGEATAESFASAEGVSRGGYVLAEAVRDGAVVPADVILIGTGSEVQLAVAAREALAAEGIAARVVSVPSLEWFNKQDAAYREAVLPKDIKARVSVEAGIAQGWRELVGDAGRSVSLEHFGASADYKTLYREFGITAEAVAEAARESMAAANGSDTAPAGTTAAPSGEESTETGDQK, from the coding sequence ATGGAAGAGCAAGAACTGACCTGGACAGACCTGGACCGCAAGGCAGTGGACACTGTCCGCGTCCTGGCCGCCGACGCCGTCGAAAAGGTCGGCAACGGACACCCGGGCACGGCCATGAGCCTGGCCCCGGCAGCCTACCTGCTGTTCCAGAAGCTGATGCGCCACGATCCCTCGGACCCCCAGTGGACCGGCCGTGACCGCTTCGTGCTCTCCCCCGGACACACGTCACTGACGCTTTACATCCAGCTGTTCCTCTCCGGCTACGGACTGGAAATCGAAGATCTGGAATCACTGCGCACCTGGGGCTCCAAGACCCCCGGCCACCCCGAATACCGCCACACCGCCGGCGTCGAAATCACCACCGGACCGCTGGGCCAGGGCCTGGCCTCCTCCGTGGGCTTCGCGTTTGCCCAGCGCCGGCTCCGCGGCCTGCTCGACGCCGATGCGCCGCAGGGGCAGAGCCCGTTCGACCACACCATCTGGGTGATCGCGTCCGACGGCGACCTGCAGGAAGGCGTCACGTCCGAGGCCTCCTCGCTGGCCGGCCACCAGGAACTGGGCAACCTCGTTGTCATCTACGACGAGAACCACATCTCGATTGAAGACGACACGGACATCGCCTTCACCGAAGACGTCCTCAAGCGCTACGAGGCCTACGGCTGGCACACCCAGCGCGTGGACTGGACCAAGACCGGCGAATACGTCGAGGATGTCAACGAGCTTTACGGCGCACTGCTCGCTGCCAAGGCCGAGACCAACAAGCCGTCCATCATTTCGCTGCGCACCATCATCGGCTGGCCGTCCCCGACGAAGCAGAACACGGGCAAGATCCACGGCTCTGCGCTCGGCAAGGACGAGGTTGCCGCACTGAAGGAAGTTCTCGGCTTCGATCCGCGGAAGTCCTTCGACGTCGATCCCGCCGTCCTGGAGCACACCCGCCAGGCCGTTGCCCGCGGCGCCGGAGAGCGCGCCGAGTGGAACAAGGGCTTCGAGGCCTGGAAGGCAGCCAACGACGACGGCGCCGCCCTCCTGGAGCGCATCAGCACCGGAACGCTGCCCGAGGGTTGGGAAAAGGCACTGCCGGAGTTCGAAGCCGGCAAGGATGTCTCCACCCGCGCCGCTTCCGGCAAGGTCCTCTCCGCGATCGGCCCGGTACTCCCCGAGCTGTGGGGCGGCTCCGCTGACCTGGCCGAATCCAACAACACCACCATCGAGGGATCCCCGTCCTTCATCCCGGCCTCCAAGCAGACCAGCGCCTGGTCCGGCAGCCCGTACGGACGGGTGCTCCACTTCGGCATCCGCGAGCATGCCGCCGCCGCCATCGTCAACGGCATCACCATGCACAGCGGGACCCGCGCCTTCTCGGGCACGTTCCTGATCTTCAGCGACTACCAGCGCCCGGCCATCCGCCTGGGTGCCCTGATGGGCGTTCCCTCGATCTACGTCTGGACGCACGACTCGATCGGCCTGGGTGAAGACGGACCCACCCACCAGCCGGTGGAGCAGCTGGCCTCGCTGCGCGCCATCCCGGGCCTGGACGTTGTCCGCCCCGGCGACGCCAACGAGGTGGCCGTGGCCTGGAAGACCATCCTGGAGAACACGGAGAACCCGGCCGGCATCGTGCTCACCCGCCAGAACATCCCCACCTACCCGCGCGGCGACGGCGAAGCCACGGCTGAGTCCTTCGCCTCCGCAGAGGGTGTTTCCCGCGGCGGTTACGTCCTGGCCGAAGCGGTCCGCGACGGCGCCGTCGTTCCTGCCGATGTAATCCTCATCGGCACCGGCTCCGAGGTCCAGCTGGCCGTGGCTGCCCGCGAGGCCCTGGCCGCAGAGGGCATCGCCGCCCGCGTCGTGTCCGTGCCTTCCCTGGAGTGGTTCAACAAACAGGACGCCGCCTACCGCGAAGCCGTGCTGCCCAAGGACATCAAGGCACGCGTGTCCGTCGAAGCCGGGATTGCCCAGGGCTGGCGCGAACTGGTTGGCGACGCCGGCCGCAGCGTCTCGCTGGAGCACTTCGGCGCCTCGGCCGACTACAAGACGCTCTACCGCGAATTCGGCATCACCGCCGAGGCGGTTGCGGAAGCAGCACGTGAGTCCATGGCTGCAGCCAACGGCTCCGACACGGCGCCGGCGGGTACCACTGCGGCGCCGTCCGGGGAAGAGTCCACCGAGACCGGCGACCAGAAGTAA
- the tal gene encoding transaldolase: MTSTPTARLSEAGVSIWLDDLSRERIVSGSLKDLIEHKNVVGVTTNPSIFAAALANGESYAAQVQQLSRSGADVDKAVFEITTDDVLQACDVFAPVAEATHGVDGRVSIEVDPRLSRDTEGTIKEARELFDKVGRYNVLIKIPATKEGLPAISATLAAGISVNVTLIFSLERYREVINAYMVGIEQARENGHDLSKIHSVASFFVSRVDAEIDKRLEAIGTDEALALKGKAGLANARLAYQVFEEQFATERWAVLAEAGANAQRPLWASTGVKDPALPDTLYVTGLVAPHTVNTMPEKTLDATADHGEVTGDTITGTYAESNAVLDQLDGLGISYTDVVEQLETEGLDKFVVSWGELLETVKTALDNAKEA, translated from the coding sequence ATGACTTCCACCCCCACCGCACGGCTTTCCGAAGCCGGCGTATCCATCTGGCTGGACGACCTGTCCCGCGAACGCATCGTCTCCGGTTCCCTCAAGGACCTGATCGAGCACAAGAACGTCGTCGGCGTCACCACCAACCCGAGCATCTTCGCTGCGGCCCTTGCCAACGGTGAGTCCTACGCCGCCCAGGTGCAGCAGCTCTCCCGCTCGGGAGCCGACGTCGACAAGGCCGTCTTCGAAATCACCACCGATGATGTGCTCCAGGCCTGCGATGTGTTCGCCCCGGTGGCCGAGGCCACGCACGGCGTCGACGGCCGCGTCTCCATCGAGGTCGACCCCCGCCTGTCCCGCGATACCGAAGGCACCATCAAGGAAGCCCGCGAGCTGTTCGACAAGGTCGGCCGCTACAACGTGCTGATCAAGATCCCGGCCACCAAGGAGGGCCTGCCGGCAATCTCCGCGACGCTGGCCGCCGGGATCAGCGTCAATGTCACGCTGATCTTCTCCCTGGAGCGCTACCGCGAGGTCATCAACGCCTACATGGTGGGCATTGAGCAGGCCCGGGAAAACGGCCACGACCTGTCCAAGATCCATTCCGTGGCGTCGTTCTTCGTCTCCCGCGTGGACGCCGAGATCGACAAGCGCCTCGAGGCCATCGGCACCGACGAGGCCCTGGCCCTGAAGGGCAAGGCCGGACTGGCCAATGCCCGCCTGGCCTACCAGGTCTTCGAAGAGCAGTTCGCCACCGAGCGCTGGGCAGTGCTGGCCGAAGCCGGCGCCAATGCCCAGCGCCCGCTGTGGGCCTCCACCGGCGTCAAGGATCCGGCCCTGCCGGACACCCTGTACGTCACCGGCCTGGTGGCCCCGCACACAGTGAACACCATGCCGGAGAAGACGCTGGACGCCACGGCGGACCACGGCGAGGTGACCGGAGACACGATCACCGGCACCTACGCGGAGTCCAACGCGGTCCTGGACCAGCTGGACGGGCTCGGGATCTCCTACACCGACGTCGTCGAACAGCTTGAAACCGAAGGCCTGGACAAGTTCGTGGTCAGCTGGGGAGAACTCCTGGAGACCGTGAAGACCGCGCTGGACAACGCAAAAGAGGCATAA
- a CDS encoding glucose-6-phosphate isomerase yields the protein MTTLSFEAAAAALAAVDKNVPALVRDEVATRLLAQDPTLWGPDAEAEASIRLGWLNPSAASRPLVGQIRRLREELAAEGVTRVVLAGMGGSSLAPEVITGTAGVELTVLDSTDPDAVRAALATGLQETVIVVSSKSGSTVETDSQRRTFEQAFTDAGIDAKSRIVIVTDPGSPLDEAARAAGYRAVFNADPNVGGRYSALTAFGLVPSGLAGADIEALLDDAEDALEILSDNAEDNIGLQLGAALGGTDPLRNKVVIVDEGSGLAGFPDWAEQLIAESTGKLGTGLLPVVAEPGAPETASGAADVLTARLVAVDSDAEPVGDQVVVAGSLGGQMMLWEFATAVAGRLLGINPFDQPDVEAAKVAARGLLDARPEATEPSFVDGSVEVRGPAELLGDAGTLRGALDALLGALDTDGYLSIQVYLDREAQGELAGIRPELAAVTGRPVTFGWGPRFLHSTGQFHKGGPAQGVYLQVTGTPRQDLAIPGRPFTFGQLISAQATGDAQVLADQGRPVLRLNLLDREAGVRELEAAVRSLSAEGGNA from the coding sequence ATGACCACACTGTCCTTCGAAGCAGCCGCAGCTGCGCTGGCCGCCGTCGACAAGAACGTTCCTGCCCTGGTCCGTGACGAAGTCGCCACCCGCCTGCTCGCCCAGGATCCCACCCTGTGGGGCCCCGACGCCGAAGCAGAGGCTTCCATCCGGTTGGGATGGTTGAACCCGTCAGCAGCCTCCCGGCCGCTCGTTGGACAGATCCGCAGGCTGCGGGAAGAACTGGCCGCCGAGGGAGTGACCCGCGTGGTCCTCGCCGGCATGGGCGGTTCTTCCCTGGCCCCGGAAGTCATCACCGGCACCGCGGGAGTGGAGCTGACGGTCCTGGACTCCACGGATCCGGACGCTGTCCGGGCCGCCCTGGCCACCGGGCTGCAGGAGACCGTCATTGTGGTCTCCTCCAAGTCGGGTTCCACGGTGGAGACCGACTCCCAGCGGCGCACCTTCGAGCAGGCGTTTACCGACGCCGGTATCGACGCGAAGTCCCGCATCGTCATTGTCACCGACCCGGGTTCACCCTTGGATGAGGCCGCCCGCGCGGCCGGTTACCGCGCAGTCTTTAACGCCGATCCCAACGTCGGCGGCCGCTACTCGGCGCTCACCGCCTTCGGCCTGGTCCCCTCGGGACTTGCCGGCGCCGACATCGAGGCACTGCTGGACGACGCTGAGGATGCCCTGGAAATCCTCAGCGACAACGCCGAAGACAACATCGGCCTGCAACTCGGTGCCGCACTGGGCGGCACCGACCCGCTGCGCAACAAGGTCGTCATCGTTGATGAAGGATCCGGGCTGGCCGGCTTCCCCGACTGGGCCGAACAGCTCATTGCCGAATCCACCGGCAAGCTCGGCACCGGCCTGCTGCCCGTCGTCGCCGAACCCGGAGCACCGGAAACCGCATCCGGCGCCGCCGACGTGTTGACCGCCCGGCTGGTGGCCGTTGATTCCGACGCCGAACCCGTTGGCGACCAGGTGGTGGTGGCCGGCTCCCTCGGCGGGCAGATGATGCTGTGGGAATTCGCCACCGCCGTCGCCGGGCGCCTGCTGGGCATCAACCCGTTTGACCAGCCCGACGTCGAAGCAGCCAAGGTGGCTGCGCGCGGCCTGCTCGACGCGCGCCCCGAGGCCACCGAACCGTCCTTCGTGGACGGCTCCGTGGAGGTTCGCGGTCCGGCGGAGCTGCTCGGCGACGCCGGCACGCTGCGCGGCGCGCTGGACGCCCTGCTGGGCGCGCTGGACACCGACGGCTACCTGAGCATCCAGGTCTACCTGGACCGCGAGGCCCAGGGCGAACTGGCAGGCATCCGGCCGGAACTGGCCGCCGTCACCGGCCGGCCGGTGACCTTCGGCTGGGGGCCGCGGTTCCTGCACTCCACCGGGCAGTTCCACAAGGGCGGACCGGCGCAGGGTGTCTACCTGCAGGTCACCGGCACCCCGCGCCAGGACCTGGCCATTCCGGGCCGGCCCTTCACCTTCGGCCAGCTCATCAGTGCCCAGGCAACCGGAGACGCCCAGGTCCTCGCTGACCAGGGCCGGCCCGTGCTGCGGCTGAACCTGCTGGACCGGGAGGCGGGGGTCCGCGAGCTCGAGGCTGCTGTCCGTTCCCTGTCCGCAGAAGGGGGTAACGCATAA
- the zwf gene encoding glucose-6-phosphate dehydrogenase, with product MADEKHSSNPLRDPRDRRLSRIAGPSSLVIFGVTGDLARKKLIPAVYDLANRGLLPPSFSLVGFGRRPWSHEDFAAQVKESVQAHARTPFDDGVWKQLAEGIRFVEGGFDSDEAFVNLKDTLQSLDAERGTRGNHAFYLSVPPKSFEEVCQQLSRNGLAKTSQGKWRRVVIEKPFGHDLQSARELNNVVESVFPADSVFRIDHYLGKETVQNILALRFANQLFEPIWNANFVDHVQITMAEDIGIGGRAGYYDGVGAARDVIQNHLLQLLALTAMEEPISFDADHLRAEKEKVLAAVRLPEDLSKHSARGQYTGGWQGGEKVTGFLEEEGFNPDSTTETFAAIRLDINTRRWAGVPFYLRAGKRLGRRVTEIAVVFKRAPNLLFRDHNDHDFGQNAVVIRVQPDEGATIRFGSKVPGTQMEVRDVSMDFGYGHSFTESSPEAYERLILDVLLGEPPLFPRHQEVELSWKIVDPFEEYWASLGTQPEPYAPGSWGPESADELLAQDGRTWRRP from the coding sequence ATGGCGGATGAGAAGCACAGTTCCAACCCGCTCCGGGATCCCCGCGACCGGCGGCTCAGCCGGATCGCCGGCCCCTCCTCGCTGGTGATCTTCGGTGTTACCGGCGACCTGGCACGGAAGAAGCTCATTCCGGCCGTGTACGACCTGGCCAACCGCGGCCTGCTCCCGCCGAGTTTCTCCCTGGTCGGTTTCGGCCGCCGCCCTTGGAGCCATGAGGATTTCGCCGCCCAGGTCAAGGAATCGGTCCAGGCCCATGCCCGCACCCCGTTCGACGACGGCGTGTGGAAGCAGCTGGCGGAAGGAATCCGCTTCGTTGAGGGCGGCTTCGACAGCGACGAGGCGTTCGTGAACCTCAAAGACACGCTGCAGAGCCTCGACGCGGAGCGCGGCACCCGCGGCAACCATGCCTTCTACCTGTCGGTTCCGCCCAAGTCCTTTGAGGAGGTCTGCCAACAGCTCTCCCGCAACGGGCTGGCCAAGACCTCGCAGGGCAAATGGCGGCGCGTGGTTATCGAAAAGCCCTTCGGCCACGACCTGCAATCGGCCCGTGAGCTGAACAACGTGGTGGAGTCGGTCTTCCCCGCTGATTCGGTGTTCCGGATCGACCACTACCTGGGCAAGGAAACGGTCCAGAACATCCTGGCCCTGCGCTTCGCCAACCAGCTCTTCGAACCGATCTGGAATGCGAACTTCGTGGACCACGTCCAGATCACCATGGCCGAGGACATCGGCATTGGCGGGCGGGCGGGATATTACGACGGCGTGGGCGCGGCCCGCGACGTCATCCAGAACCACCTGCTGCAGCTCCTGGCGCTCACCGCCATGGAAGAGCCCATTTCCTTCGACGCCGACCACCTGCGCGCGGAGAAGGAAAAGGTGCTCGCGGCCGTCCGGCTTCCGGAGGACCTGTCCAAGCACTCCGCACGCGGGCAGTACACCGGCGGCTGGCAGGGCGGCGAAAAGGTCACCGGATTCCTGGAGGAAGAGGGCTTCAACCCCGATTCCACCACCGAGACCTTCGCCGCGATCCGGCTGGACATCAACACCCGCCGCTGGGCCGGCGTCCCGTTCTACCTGCGCGCCGGCAAACGCCTGGGCCGGCGGGTGACCGAGATTGCCGTGGTGTTCAAGCGGGCTCCCAACCTGCTCTTCCGCGACCACAATGACCACGACTTCGGCCAGAACGCCGTGGTGATCCGGGTCCAGCCCGACGAAGGCGCCACCATCCGCTTCGGGTCCAAGGTCCCGGGCACGCAGATGGAAGTCCGGGATGTGTCCATGGACTTCGGCTACGGACATTCCTTCACCGAATCCAGTCCCGAAGCCTATGAACGCCTGATCCTGGACGTATTGCTCGGCGAGCCGCCATTGTTCCCGCGGCATCAGGAGGTGGAGCTGTCCTGGAAGATCGTCGACCCGTTCGAGGAATACTGGGCATCCCTGGGCACACAGCCCGAGCCGTACGCCCCGGGCAGCTGGGGGCCGGAATCGGCCGATGAACTGCTCGCCCAAGACGGAAGGACCTGGAGAAGGCCGTGA
- a CDS encoding glucose-6-phosphate dehydrogenase assembly protein OpcA has translation MIVELPDTTTSKVSKEIVAMREKGGVVTLGRVLTLVVDTQPDFVEEAIAAANEASREHPCRIIVLAEGSPTDETRLDAEIRVGGDAGASEVIVLSGSGELAGESVSLVSALLLPDAPIVVWWPHGVPANPAQTPLGSIAHRRITDAATEEDPKKALLALGEEYADGDTDLSWTRLTNWRIQLAAVLDLARGDRVRAVTVAGASDSASTFLLAAWLKHALKVPVKIVEGEPGTGIRQVVFERDGGKVELFRPDQATAHLTQPGQPEQQISLPRRSLRDCLAEELRRLDPDEVYGEVLTQGLAACLSQEGVPA, from the coding sequence GTGATTGTAGAACTGCCGGACACAACAACGTCCAAGGTATCCAAGGAAATCGTGGCCATGCGCGAAAAGGGCGGGGTGGTCACCCTGGGGCGCGTGCTGACCCTGGTGGTGGACACCCAGCCCGATTTCGTCGAGGAAGCCATTGCCGCCGCCAACGAGGCCAGCCGGGAACATCCCTGCCGCATTATCGTGCTCGCTGAGGGTTCACCCACCGATGAAACCCGCCTCGATGCCGAAATCCGGGTGGGCGGCGACGCCGGTGCCTCCGAGGTGATCGTCTTGTCCGGCTCCGGTGAGCTGGCCGGGGAGTCCGTCTCGCTTGTTTCGGCGCTCCTGTTGCCCGATGCCCCGATCGTGGTGTGGTGGCCCCACGGCGTGCCGGCCAACCCGGCCCAGACGCCGCTGGGCAGCATTGCCCATCGGCGCATCACAGACGCCGCTACCGAGGAAGATCCCAAGAAGGCCCTGCTGGCCCTGGGCGAGGAATACGCCGACGGCGACACCGACCTGAGCTGGACCCGGCTGACCAACTGGCGGATCCAGCTGGCAGCGGTGCTGGACTTGGCCCGGGGAGACCGGGTGCGGGCCGTGACGGTGGCCGGAGCCTCGGATTCGGCCAGCACCTTCCTGCTCGCGGCGTGGCTGAAGCACGCCCTGAAGGTTCCAGTGAAGATCGTTGAAGGGGAACCCGGAACCGGCATCCGCCAGGTTGTCTTCGAACGCGACGGCGGCAAGGTGGAGCTGTTCCGCCCGGACCAGGCCACCGCACACCTGACCCAGCCCGGCCAGCCCGAGCAGCAGATCTCGCTGCCCCGGCGGAGCCTCCGGGACTGTCTGGCGGAGGAACTGCGCCGGCTGGATCCGGATGAAGTCTACGGCGAAGTACTGACGCAGGGGCTGGCAGCATGCCTGTCCCAGGAAGGGGTCCCGGCATGA